The following coding sequences lie in one Hippopotamus amphibius kiboko isolate mHipAmp2 chromosome 7, mHipAmp2.hap2, whole genome shotgun sequence genomic window:
- the LOC130856747 gene encoding kallikrein-7-like, with the protein MAAAVGEVQFALCSDLAAAVMLTQALLCSLQRCLASNRVWSPGQIRASRAQGGKSGERIIDGFPCPRDSRPWQVAMLKGNQLHCGGVLVNEQWVLTAAHCMMSAYNVHMGSEQLGRGRKIRATKSFCHPGFSKQTYDNDLMLVKLNSRARLSPSVQKVNLPSRCEPPGTKCTVSGWGTITSPAATYPKELMCTDVTLISSEDCRKLYGNTLGNSMLCAGHLDTSTNACSGDSGGPLTCNGSLQGLVSWGSFPCGQINEPGVYTQVCKYVDWINDTMRKHR; encoded by the exons ATGGCGGCAGCAGTAGGAGAGGTACAGTTTGCTCTGTGTTCCGACTTAGCAGCCGCTGTGATGCTCACGCAGgcgctgctctgcagcct gcaGAGATGCTTGGCTTCCAACCGAGTCTGGAGCCCAGGTCAGATCAGAGCCTCCAGAGCCCAGGGTGGCAAAAGTGGGGAGAGGATTATTGATGGATTCCCATGCCCAAGAGACTCCCGGCCCTGGCAAGTGGCCATGCTCAAAGGTAATCAGCTCCACTGTGGAGGCGTGCTGGTCAACGAGCAGTGGGTGCTCACCGCTGCCCACTGCATGATGAGTGCGTACAATGTGCACATGGGCAGTGAACAGCTGGGAAGAGGCCGGAAGATCAGGGCCACAAAGTCATTCTGCCACCCCGGCTTCTCCAAACAGACCTATGATAATGACCTCATGCTGGTGAAGCTAAATAGCCGGGCCAGGCTGTCACCCAGTGTGCAGAAAGTCAACCTGCCTTCCCGCTGTGAACCCCCTGGGACCAAATGTACTGTTTCTGGCTGGGGCACCATCACCAGCCCTGCAGCGACCTATCCAAAGGAGCTCATGTGCACAGATGTCACCCTCATCTCCTCTGAAGACTGCAGGAAGCTTTATGGGAACACGTTGGGAAATTCCATGCTGTGTGCCGGCCACCTTGACACCAGCACGAATGCCTGCAGTGGTGACTCAGGGGGACCACTGACGTGCAATGGTAGTTTGCAAGGCCTAGTGTCCTGGGGAAGTTTCCCTTGTGGCCAAATCAACGAGCCAGGTGTCTATACCCAAGTCTGCAAGTACGTGGACTGGATAAATGACACCATGAGAAAGCATCGTTAA